In the Nicotiana tabacum cultivar K326 chromosome 16, ASM71507v2, whole genome shotgun sequence genome, one interval contains:
- the LOC107762447 gene encoding carboxypeptidase SOL1 isoform X1, which produces MMNLFVFSLLFSSPFHLTFASGGFRSSTNLSGIVNSSSAASARHLFADNNVPFTEEQHLKRLEELAKDYMSNSDLENAIMSLNRRCSKISRVYSIGKSVLGVPLWVMEISDKPGKEEAEPAFKYIGNVHGDEPVGRELLILLANWLCDNYMKDPLATLIVDNVHLHILPSMNPDGFSLRRRGNANNIDLNRDFPDQFFPINDDPGAHQPETKAIMHWLEEMHFTASASLHGGALVANYPWDGTENKRKYYYGSPDDETFRHMASIYSHSHHNMSLSEEFPGGITNGAYWYPIYGGMQDWNYLHAGCFELTLEISDDKWPNARELPTLFEYNKMSMLNLVASLVKTGIHGRIFSSDEGRPLPALIAIKGINSTIHAREALADYHRLLAPGGDYEVVATMPGYKSRSTRIMLGEEAMTVDFVMDPVITPINSFLQRGWSCSLPGPHLEVFFILVLVLVSVFLCFLLKRRVVLNYPKQRQTKRSVLGV; this is translated from the exons ATGATGAATCTCTTCGTCTTCTCTCTTCTATTTTCTTCCCCTTTTCATCTCACTTTCGCCAGTGGCGGCTTTCGCAGCTCCACTAATCTATcag GTATTGTCAATAGTAGTTCTGCAGCTTCAGCTAGACATTTATTTGCGGATAACAACGTTCCTTTCACTGAGGAACAGCACTTGAAAAGACT tgaagaattagcaaaAGATTACATGTCAAATTCTGATCTTGAGAATGCTATCATGTCATTGAACCGTAGGTGCAGTAAGATATCCAGAGTCTACAG CATTGGAAAGAGTGTGCTGGGAGTTCCATTG TGGGTGATGGAAATTTCTGACAAGCCAGGCAAGGAAGAGGCTGAGCCTGCTTTTAAG TACATTGGCAACGTGCATGGGGATGAACCTGTAGGTCGTGAGCTTCTAATTCTTCTGGCGAACTGGCTTTGTGATAATTATATGAAGGATCCCTTG GCTACCCTGATTGTAGACAATGTTCATCTTCACATACTCCCATCAATGAATCCAGATGGGTTTTCATTGAGGAGGCGTGGAAATGCGAACAATATCGATTTGAACCGAGACTTTCCTGACCAG TTCTTTCCCATAAATGATGATCCTGGTGCACATCAACCTGAAACAAAAGCCATTATGCATTGGTTGGAGGAAATGCACTTCACAGCATCTGCTAGTCTGCATGGG GGAGCACTTGTAGCAAATTATCCATGGGATGGGACTGAGAACAAAAG AAAATATTATTATGGCAGTCCAGATGATGAAACATTCAGACACATGGCTAGCATCTACAGTCATTCCCACCATAACATGTCTCTAAGCGAGGAGTTTCCAGGAGGAATAACAAATGGTGCATATTG GTATCCAATCTATGGAGGCATGCAAGACTGGAATTACTTACATGCTGGCTGTTTTGAACTGACTCTAGAGATAAGTGATGACAAATGGCCTAACGCACGTGAG CTTCCTACTCTTTTTGAGTATAACAAGATGAGTATGCTCAATCTTGTCGCAAGCCTTGTGAAG ACAGGAATACACGGAAGGATTTTCTCATCAGATGAAGGCAGGCCTTTACCTGCCTTAATAGCTATAAAAGGAATAAATTCCACG ATACATGCAAGGGAAGCGTTAGCCGATTACCACCGGTTGCTGGCGCCTGGGGGCGATTATGAAG TTGTAGCAACAATGCCAGGATATAAGTCAAGGAGTACAAGAATTATGTTGGGGGAAGAAGCGATGACGGTGGATTTTGTTATGGATCCAGTAATCACTCCCATAAATAGCTTTTTGCAAAGGGGATGGAGCTGCAGCTTACCAGGTCCTCATTTAGAAGtttttttcattttggttttggTGTTAGTTTCAGTATTCCTCTGCTTTTTATTGAAGAGGAGAGTAGTATTAAACTATCCAAAACAGAGACAGACAAAAAGGTCTGTTCTTGGGGTATGA
- the LOC107762447 gene encoding carboxypeptidase SOL1 isoform X2 — translation MISIGKSVLGVPLWVMEISDKPGKEEAEPAFKYIGNVHGDEPVGRELLILLANWLCDNYMKDPLATLIVDNVHLHILPSMNPDGFSLRRRGNANNIDLNRDFPDQFFPINDDPGAHQPETKAIMHWLEEMHFTASASLHGGALVANYPWDGTENKRKYYYGSPDDETFRHMASIYSHSHHNMSLSEEFPGGITNGAYWYPIYGGMQDWNYLHAGCFELTLEISDDKWPNARELPTLFEYNKMSMLNLVASLVKTGIHGRIFSSDEGRPLPALIAIKGINSTIHAREALADYHRLLAPGGDYEVVATMPGYKSRSTRIMLGEEAMTVDFVMDPVITPINSFLQRGWSCSLPGPHLEVFFILVLVLVSVFLCFLLKRRVVLNYPKQRQTKRSVLGV, via the exons ATGATCAGCATTGGAAAGAGTGTGCTGGGAGTTCCATTG TGGGTGATGGAAATTTCTGACAAGCCAGGCAAGGAAGAGGCTGAGCCTGCTTTTAAG TACATTGGCAACGTGCATGGGGATGAACCTGTAGGTCGTGAGCTTCTAATTCTTCTGGCGAACTGGCTTTGTGATAATTATATGAAGGATCCCTTG GCTACCCTGATTGTAGACAATGTTCATCTTCACATACTCCCATCAATGAATCCAGATGGGTTTTCATTGAGGAGGCGTGGAAATGCGAACAATATCGATTTGAACCGAGACTTTCCTGACCAG TTCTTTCCCATAAATGATGATCCTGGTGCACATCAACCTGAAACAAAAGCCATTATGCATTGGTTGGAGGAAATGCACTTCACAGCATCTGCTAGTCTGCATGGG GGAGCACTTGTAGCAAATTATCCATGGGATGGGACTGAGAACAAAAG AAAATATTATTATGGCAGTCCAGATGATGAAACATTCAGACACATGGCTAGCATCTACAGTCATTCCCACCATAACATGTCTCTAAGCGAGGAGTTTCCAGGAGGAATAACAAATGGTGCATATTG GTATCCAATCTATGGAGGCATGCAAGACTGGAATTACTTACATGCTGGCTGTTTTGAACTGACTCTAGAGATAAGTGATGACAAATGGCCTAACGCACGTGAG CTTCCTACTCTTTTTGAGTATAACAAGATGAGTATGCTCAATCTTGTCGCAAGCCTTGTGAAG ACAGGAATACACGGAAGGATTTTCTCATCAGATGAAGGCAGGCCTTTACCTGCCTTAATAGCTATAAAAGGAATAAATTCCACG ATACATGCAAGGGAAGCGTTAGCCGATTACCACCGGTTGCTGGCGCCTGGGGGCGATTATGAAG TTGTAGCAACAATGCCAGGATATAAGTCAAGGAGTACAAGAATTATGTTGGGGGAAGAAGCGATGACGGTGGATTTTGTTATGGATCCAGTAATCACTCCCATAAATAGCTTTTTGCAAAGGGGATGGAGCTGCAGCTTACCAGGTCCTCATTTAGAAGtttttttcattttggttttggTGTTAGTTTCAGTATTCCTCTGCTTTTTATTGAAGAGGAGAGTAGTATTAAACTATCCAAAACAGAGACAGACAAAAAGGTCTGTTCTTGGGGTATGA
- the LOC107762449 gene encoding putative choline kinase 1, producing the protein MAVKTNESVLPEELMKLLLNLATKWGDVLDLKTLKVHHLSGALTNEVYRISWPTKNNENVSRKVLVRMYGEGVERFFNRDEEIRTFECLSKKGQGPKLLGQFPNGRVEEFIHSRTLSADDLRDPEISASIAAKLREFHNLDMPGLKNVLLWDRLRNWLNEAKGLCSPEHLKEFSLGNLEKEINLLEKELSTESQEIGFCHNDMQYGNIMINENTRAITIIDYEYAGYNPITYDFANHFCEMTANYHTETPHIMHFNTYPDIEERHQFIRAYLSSSGHQPSDEKVKKLADEAEKYTLANHLFWGLWGVISAYVNNIEFDYMEYARGRFEQYWLRKPELLGATDNLPHVNTSAEAKSDSPLLVDVKTCTLTI; encoded by the exons atgGCGGTGAAGACTAATGAAAGTGTTCTGCCAGAGGAATTGATGAAATTGCTTCTAAATTTAGCTACAAAATGGGGGGATGTATTGGATCTAAAGACGTTGAAAGTTCACCATTTGAGTGGTGCCTTGACTAATGAGGTTTATCGGATAAGTTGGCCTACTAAGAACAACGAGAATGTGTCGAGGAAAGTCTTGGTTCGCATGTATGGTGAAGGAGTAGAGCGTTTCTTCAATAGGGATGAGGAGATTAGAACTTTTGAGTGCTTGTCAAAGAAGGGTCAAGGACCTAAACTTCTTGGTCAGTTTCCAAATGGTAGAGTTGAGGAGTTCATTCATTCAAGG ACATTATCTGCTGATGATCTTCGTGATCCGGAGATATCTGCTTCAATAGCTGCTAAACTGAGGGAGTTTCATAACCTTGACATGCCTGGTTTAAAGAATGTCCTTCTCTGGGACCGTCTCAG AAACTGGCTAAATGAGGCAAAGGGGCTGTGCTCCCCTGAACATCTGAAGGAGTTCTCCTTAGGTAATCTTGAAAAGGAAATCAACTTATTGGAAAAGGAACTGTCAACGGAGTCTCAAGAGATTGGCTTTTGCCACAATGATATGCAGTATGGTAATATAATGATTAACGAAAATACGAGGGCCATTACTATCATC GACTACGAGTATGCTGGTTATAATCCAATTACTTATGACTTTGCCAACCACTTTTGTGAAATGACAGCAAATTATCATACTGAGACTCCTCATATCATGCATTTCAATACTTACCCTG ATATAGAGGAGCGACATCAGTTTATTCGTGCATATCTCAGCTCTTCAG GCCATCAACCTAGTGATGAGAAAGTAAAGAAGCTCGCTGATGAAGCAGAGAAGTATACCCTTGCAAATCACTTGTTCTGGGGATTGTGGGGAGTCATCTCG gCATATGTTAACAATATCGAGTTTGATTACATGGAGTACGCGAGGGGAAGATTCGAGCAGTATTGGTTGAGAAAGCCCGAACTCTTGGGTGCCACAGACAACTTGCCTCATGTAAACACTTCAGCTGAAGCAAAATCAGATTCTCCACTATTGGTTGATGTCAAAACATGTACATTAACAATATAG
- the LOC142170689 gene encoding uncharacterized protein LOC142170689 encodes MYIFSGLLPLFLYCQKKKANHENQAVSMMTANASTSRTPALAPTEKPGKFSRMDFKRWQQQMFFYLTTPCLQKFIKEDVPDLPDETLENESFLVIEAWKHSDFLCRNYILSGLEDNLYNVYSSVETSKELWNALERKYKIEDAGMKKFVAAKFLDYKMVDNKSVITQVQELQVIIHDLLTEGLVINEAFQVAAIIEKLPPLWKDFKNYLKHKRKEIKQSH; translated from the exons ATGTATATATTCTCAGGCCTGCTGCCATTGTTCCTATACTGTCAG aaaaaaaaGGCGAATCACGAAAATCAAGCTGTTTCGAtgatgactgccaacgcatcgacaagtcgaacaccggcgttggcaccgacagagaaacccggaaaattttctaggatggatttcaagcgctggcagcagcaaatgttcttctacttgactacgcCATGTCTAcaaaagttcatcaaggaagatgttcctgatcttccagatgaaactctagagaatgaaagctttctcgtgattgaggcgtggaagcattctgacttcttgtgcaggaattatattcttagcggactggaggataatctgtataatgtatacagtagcgtggagacgtcaaaagaattgtggaacgcgcttgaaaggaaatacaaaatagaAGATGCCGGTATGAAGAAATTCGTCgctgcaaaatttttggactacaaaatggtagataacaagtctgttattacccaagtccaggaattacaagtgattattcatgatctacttacTGAAG gtcttgtcatcaatgaagcattccaagtagcagcaataattgagaagttgcctccattgtggaaggacttcaaaaattatttgaaacataaacgaaaggagatcaaacaaagtcattaa